The Streptomyces sp. NL15-2K genome contains a region encoding:
- a CDS encoding ATP-binding protein, which produces MSHLRAPAARADRRESGRHGRPAARAVPALPETHIRPQLLRLAVLPPVAVALSGCAAVLFTVRSTGARPSLTLWGVLAGAVSVTCAGILIAAVAANRAARSVSDRVAALRRNSARGEADLRALVEALRRGDGPPQRKSRSGPPEHADDFELLAADLARAHDGAITAVVQAAQLSSQASSEQKLEVFLNLARRLQSLVHREISILDELENEIEDPDLLKGLFHVDHLATRIRRHAENLAVLGGAGSRRQWSNPVSMTEVLRSAIAEVEQYSRVKLVPPIDGELRGHAVADVIHLLAELIENATVFSAPHTQVLLRANLVTSGLAVEVEDRGLGMPVGEQQRMNALLADPDQVNVASLLADGRIGLFVVSQLAKRHGIHVRLQTNIYGGIQAVLVVPQALLGTAPGAPGAVPQPPDTKAEAAGPTAAPQQRPQPGTEVGGRGTPSAPPAVPRPRQPDTQPPTPREPVRTTPPAPKNGAPAPLPVRGVHEERPNPAEARPGIRPDHRRIVAENTATPPTPRNSAVRGTMGKPQLPRRRAQEHIAPQLRDGPAPRQDPADLAGHDPGLMAAFQRGIGLAEAQQRLEPTYDKPTYDKPTYDKPAYDEPVYDEPAYGKPAYDEPATRTESVYRESARRESTQATHGGTAHRGAIPIGPTPMGSAHTDAGPASSDRGSASMEPAHMDSPHMESPQARGLRGSVSAPGLDLDLDHTTRHDGSAPAG; this is translated from the coding sequence ATGTCTCACCTCCGCGCCCCGGCCGCACGCGCAGACCGCCGTGAGAGCGGGCGGCACGGCCGGCCGGCCGCCCGTGCCGTCCCCGCGCTGCCCGAGACCCACATACGGCCCCAGTTGCTGCGCCTCGCCGTGCTGCCGCCCGTCGCCGTCGCCCTCAGCGGCTGCGCCGCCGTCCTGTTCACCGTCCGCTCCACCGGCGCACGCCCCAGCCTCACCCTGTGGGGGGTGCTGGCCGGCGCGGTCTCGGTGACCTGCGCGGGCATCCTGATCGCCGCCGTGGCCGCCAACCGCGCCGCCCGGTCCGTGAGCGACCGCGTCGCTGCCCTGCGCCGCAACAGCGCGCGCGGCGAGGCCGATCTGCGGGCCCTGGTCGAGGCATTGCGGCGCGGCGACGGACCGCCCCAACGCAAGTCGCGCAGCGGACCGCCCGAACACGCCGACGACTTCGAACTGCTCGCCGCCGACCTGGCCCGCGCTCACGACGGCGCCATCACCGCAGTCGTGCAGGCCGCCCAGCTCTCCAGCCAGGCGAGCAGCGAACAGAAGCTGGAGGTGTTCCTCAACCTCGCCCGGAGGCTGCAGTCGCTCGTGCACCGGGAGATCTCCATCCTCGACGAGCTGGAGAACGAGATCGAGGACCCCGACCTCCTCAAGGGCCTCTTCCACGTCGACCATCTCGCCACCCGCATCCGCCGTCACGCCGAGAACCTCGCCGTGCTCGGCGGCGCCGGCTCGCGCCGCCAGTGGAGCAACCCGGTCTCCATGACCGAGGTGCTGCGCTCCGCCATCGCCGAGGTCGAGCAGTACTCCCGGGTCAAGCTCGTGCCGCCGATCGACGGCGAGCTGCGCGGCCACGCCGTCGCCGACGTGATCCACCTGCTGGCCGAACTCATCGAGAACGCCACGGTGTTCTCCGCCCCGCACACCCAAGTGCTGCTGCGCGCCAACCTCGTCACCTCGGGGCTCGCCGTCGAGGTGGAGGACCGCGGGCTCGGCATGCCCGTCGGCGAGCAGCAACGGATGAACGCGCTGCTCGCCGACCCGGACCAGGTCAACGTGGCCAGCCTGCTGGCGGACGGCCGCATCGGGCTGTTCGTGGTCTCACAACTCGCCAAGCGGCACGGCATCCATGTCCGCCTGCAGACCAACATCTACGGCGGGATCCAGGCCGTGCTGGTGGTGCCGCAGGCGCTGCTGGGCACGGCGCCGGGCGCCCCCGGAGCCGTACCGCAGCCGCCGGACACCAAGGCGGAAGCAGCCGGTCCGACCGCGGCCCCGCAGCAGCGTCCGCAGCCCGGAACGGAGGTGGGAGGCCGGGGCACGCCGTCAGCCCCACCCGCCGTGCCGCGTCCGCGGCAGCCGGACACCCAGCCTCCGACGCCGCGGGAGCCCGTCCGGACGACGCCCCCGGCGCCGAAAAACGGCGCACCGGCGCCGCTGCCCGTGCGCGGGGTCCACGAGGAGCGGCCCAATCCGGCCGAGGCCCGGCCCGGTATCAGGCCCGACCACCGGCGGATCGTCGCCGAGAACACGGCCACGCCGCCCACCCCCCGCAACAGCGCCGTGCGCGGCACCATGGGCAAGCCCCAACTGCCCCGGCGCCGGGCCCAGGAGCACATCGCGCCACAGCTGCGCGACGGACCGGCGCCGCGCCAGGACCCCGCAGACCTGGCCGGTCACGACCCGGGTCTGATGGCGGCCTTCCAACGAGGCATCGGACTCGCCGAGGCCCAGCAGCGCCTGGAGCCGACGTACGACAAGCCGACGTACGACAAGCCGACGTACGACAAGCCCGCCTACGACGAACCTGTGTACGACGAACCCGCGTACGGCAAGCCCGCGTACGACGAACCGGCGACGCGAACGGAGTCGGTTTACCGGGAGTCGGCGCGTCGCGAATCGACACAGGCGACCCATGGGGGCACCGCACATCGCGGGGCGATCCCCATAGGGCCGACGCCCATGGGTTCGGCCCACACGGATGCCGGCCCGGCCTCCTCCGACCGGGGATCGGCCTCCATGGAGCCCGCGCATATGGATTCCCCGCACATGGAGTCCCCCCAGGCGCGCGGTCTGCGGGGCAGCGTCTCCGCGCCCGGTCTCGACCTCGACCTCGACCACACCACCCGGCACGACGGGAGCGCACCCGCCGGATGA